In Benincasa hispida cultivar B227 chromosome 8, ASM972705v1, whole genome shotgun sequence, the sequence aatattttatttaatattttttctttgtgTGTAAGAGAAGAGGATGTAGGCTTATACTaatcattacttttttttttttttttaattattattattattattttttttttatcacaattGCAACCTTCTAAGCTCATTTCCTTGCTAATCAGGCTTGTTGTAACTCTGTGTTTGAATTTTGGGAACATTTTTTTTGGTTGacttttagatttaaatatgtttgaaaCACTTCATATTGTTTAGAGAGGGAAACGTTTTGTCTCACTTTATTTCAATTCAGATATCTTGGCACTTATTTAATAGTTTGATAAtgtttctttcaaaaaaaaaaaaaaaaaaaaattcaaattttagtatttattttATAGAACTGATCATATCTTAATAGATAAATACGCCAATTACCATTTTAAAGATCCATGATACTAGgaatatcatttaaaaaaaaaggcttaTATGGCATGTGTAAACATATTCATCTACCTATCCCTTAACATGATTAAAAAATTCACAAGAAGAGTTGAGTAAACCAGAgtgcaaattaaattaacttgaaagtaatataaatataaaaattgtttatttttgtaggtaGAAATGCACCTAATGTGGAAGCAAAGAAAGCTGAGAGAGGTTTGCTTTTCAAACAATGTACATGTGACTGCATATTCACCTCTTGGGAGTCCATGGAATCCATTTGGGTTAAAGAATTTGCTCAAAGATCCAATTGTTTATTCTATTGCTTCCAAGCACAAAGCAACTCCAGCACAGGTAGTCACTATTTCTTCATCTACttcattttaaaatgtttaaaattacttgtcattttcaaaatcatcggaaaatcaatttttatagtaaaattgcatttaaaaacaTGTAAATTAAACTTTGAATTGATTTTTAGTGATGAAAGACGtgttttagaataattttaaacttgatagaagtgattttaaccatttcaaaatcactttcaaaCATGGACAAGTTGTTTTAAGCTAGATATTAACAATGGGAGGAAGTGCAGTAGTGAAGAGCTTCAATGAAAGTAGACTAGAGGAGAACATGGCCTCCTTTGATCTCAAACTAGATGaagaagatttgaaagaaattgaCAAGTTGGAGGAAAAAAAGATGGCTAGGTCAATTTCTGGTCAATGCTACAACAAGCCCATACAAGAATATTCAAGAATTATGGGATGGTGAAATTTGATTGTATTATTTCTAATGTATTACAGTTTAATTTAAGGTgtatttggattgacttgaaataaaaatgtttttcaaaaaacttatttttatttaaacaattttaataaaaaagagaTTAAAATACACATGAAAAACAACCTTAAGCGGTTGCCGaacactctaatttcttccaaaatgacttgtttttttaaattaaacacttaacactaaaatttttttttttaaaaaataataataacatagaTTTTGAGAGGGTGATAGGTAGCAATAACCTAGAACGAAGATTTGAATTGTTGCAGTATTTTAGGTCAACACATTGTTCCAACTCCTAACTTCCTTATGACATTTTAGAAAATTTCTATTCCAAGCGTTGTTTTAAAAGATTTATACAAAGTTATAGGTAATATTGCAACTTTAGAAgaataagattaattttttttttaacataaaaagaGCAAAGGAATTCAAATCACATATCTCTTTAACATATACAGCCTGCCATTTTTTAGCTATACTAACTTGTATGatatgttatataatttaacctatttttaatgtgctttaaaattttaatctcaATATACTTTGAACCTGGCATCTATTTAATACTTTATTTCATCACCAAGTTGAAACTAACatcaaagagaaaatggaaCTAAATTTCACAAATACACctaatttaacatttattttcaCCATTATATCTAGCATATAAATACATGTTAAAACTAGGCCACATTTTTCATCATTGTCCAGTAAAATTTTGCTTCTCCCTCTTTCTATCTTCGAATCTCACCACAACTGCCCTTCGCCATACAACAGAATAAAGCCTGGCTCTCCCATGCCCCCAAAGAAACCAATACAAAcataaaagaaaccaaaagAAGAGGGTGGCGTTGAGATAATTTAGCCCATACATGTATTTAGCTACCGCAAAGCTATAGATAAATTCAAAGAGTCAAAATTTCAGATCTATGATCTTAAGAACTTATCTACTTCTGCGTTGGTTGACCTTGAAAGGAACTTCATGCAAATTGGCGCCTTGACTCCCGCCAAAGCCAAAATTGAATTAGGCAACGTCCAAATCCCGTCCCCACATATCAAACCAGATGCTACGGCGGGACCGAATGCTTCGGCTTTGGTTCTGTTTAACTTCTGCCACACAAACAATATCAGACTACCAAGGCTCATATCAATTGCAAAGTATGGTCCTATATAGAATGATATAGCCATTGCCATGGGTAAGGGAATGAACCTTGCCCACTTTTTTGGTATCAAGTCTTTAATCAAGTTAATCAAAATTGCGCTGGCAAAGAACACGTAACAAAAGGTAAGACAATTCTTTGGTAGACTTGAAATGCCTTCAACACCCAACACAGCCATGTTGCGAAAAAGAACTGCGTTAGGGGCCGGGTATTCACCAGTTGGAAGACCAAGATCATCAAATGCCTTGTAGAAGAGCCAAAAGACACAAGGGGAAATAATGCAGCCCATGGTTGTGCCGACTACTTGGCTGACAAACATGGAGCGAGGTGAAGCTAAAGTTAGATAACCAGTTTTGAAATCCTGCATAAGGTCTGAGGCTGTAGAGACAATATTCATCATGACCCCACAAGCTGATAGACCAGCAATAACTCCCCCATGCAAGGGCCCAGCCCATGCACCAATTGTGAAAATGGCAAGCTTTCCATAAGTGGATGCCAGAGACCAATCTGTGAGTCCACATCCATATGCATTACAGAAGGCCAAGATAGGAGCAAAGATGTAGATGACCAAAATATAATACCATTTTAGCTGGGGAAAGATGTGTGGAAGAGTGTTCATCGACACTACAGCAATTACAACATAGCCTCCAATGGCAAACCAGATTGGTATTTGATCCTTAAGAAAAAGTTGTTTCCTTCGTGCATCATCATAAGATAACTCAGACCTTGATGAGTTTTCCATGGAAAAATCTTCACTCTCTCTTCTGCGTTGAAGTTGGTCGAACAATCCGGAGAGGGTCCGAGACAATACTCTGAAGAAGTTGTATAGGCCATCACCAAGAATTATAGCTATTGCTATAAATACCTGAGGTCAATGTAAAAATAAGTCCCCTTTTAAGAGGGTTTTTATCTCTTTTTGTGGTTTGGGGgggaagagaagagaaataGTTTTCTtgtttgagatgaaagatcacCTTATAACCTTCAAGTCCACTTAGGTCATCTGAGCTTAATTTCTCACTATACCATTGACCTTTTTTATCTTCTATGAGAGGCCACATTATGCCCCAGGAGATAATTCCTCCAACAAGCACTGATACATTTATTATGTGGGGGCAAATCATCCCCACTCCAATATATGTTGCTGAGAAGTCAAAGTAAAACCTACATAATTAACCAGAAGAACATAGTGAATCCACATGTGACAGTGTCTTGAAATTGCAACGATAAGTTTTattcttgaaaatttcaaatcttcATGTATCGACGTAAAAGGTATATATAAAAGATATAGCAATCAAGTTCCCTgaattaattgaagaataagcTAAAAAATCAAAGTGAAGCCATTAGATATAAGTAATACTTGTTTGCATATGCTTTGAGCCCAAATGTTGGAAAATGTGCAAATCCACAACCATCTGCAGATGTAAAGAACCATTGAAAAAAGCCCCACAAGAAGCTCACAGAGAAAAACCTGCCAAGCAATCTCACCTGTTTCCTATAATATTAGGCaaaaaaaaagagtatataTTAGAAGGGCTTtcattttaatatcattataatTTATCATGCATAACAACGCATTACTTTGCTAGTGCTGCTCCTCGGGGAGTGTGGAAACTATTAATCAAATGAGCAGTTGCAGTACCACTtggataagttaatttgaagtctATGACCATGATCTGCAATTAATCCCGAGTCAAAGTGATCAaagattcaaaataataatggatAATTTCAAGTCAACATGTGTTGCAACATCAACTTGGGAGCATAAATTTCTGTTCTTTTCCTTATCTTTTGAGTAGGATAAATGTGGGGCATGAGAAATTGAACCTTCGACCTCGAGGGAAGGACGAAGGAGTATAAGTCAAGCTATGCTCATATTGGTTTATCTTTTGAGTAAGAAATAATTCACTTAAAAGGAATTACAGGAGGAGAAAGGAAATGTTACAAAAAAACACACTCAACCACTCTATAGAACATCAGGAGGGAAAAAGAAATTCTCCAATGAAGTTGAACCATAGAGGAAGAATATTCAATATATCATCTAGAATCTAAGAACAAGACAAACTCATCTATAGAAATAACACTCATAGAAGCCCTAAATAAAGGTATGGGCGTATCTTGTGTGATATAATAGTATCTGAAAGTTCCTTCACCATGTATTACGTTGCAGTTGTTTGTGTATCAATTTATTCACATTAATATATGTTGCATCAAAGTTTTCATAGCTTAGTTTGGGATAAAATCAACTCTAAAGCTTTATTTGTAATAAAGTGAAAATATTTGTTCCAACTTGCAATATGACAGCATACCTTTCGCAGGGGTACAACTGAGAAGAGGCCAAGAAAGctaacaacaaataaaaaaccaaTCATCCATCCTAATGATGGATCTTTGAAATCTTTGCTGCCTGATGCTTTATGAGCAATCCGCTCACTCATTCCAAATAAATAACTTCCAAAACCTCCTGtgaatagagaaaaaaaaaaaaaatcaatttagtcCAACAGAAATCAGGAATTAGTTAATGATTTGTCCATGGATTTCTAATAATTTCTAATGATGTGGAATAATAGTCTACCAGGATTCTCCCACAGAAGAAACAGTACTCAGTAATAATAGTCTACCGAGATTCTCCCACACAAAAGAAGATCATGTGGCTGCATTTGATTCGTGCTTTTTTGTGGATTACGTCGAAGAAGAGAAACGAACGTCTTTTCAATGATAAGGGAAGCTCCTTTAATTGCTATTTTGAGCTCACTATTTTTCATGCTATGACATGGTGCAAATGTACATCTTTCTTTAATTCTTATaatctttcttctctttttgatCAATTGGAGATTTCTTTTGTAACTCCTTTGGCTTGGCTTTGACCACTTTTTGTAAATTTCATAAGTCAATGAAATTGGTTtcttatcccaaaaaaaaaaaaaaaggaatcaTTTCTTGAAAGCTTGGTGTATAAATAGCCTTAGTAAACTGGCTTCCTATACATTTCTAAGAGTAATGAAGTAAGCTTCACAGGCTTCTGGGCAAATGAGTAACATTTTTCTTCAATTGAAAGACGAATGTTAAAATGTTCCTGTCATGGTGAT encodes:
- the LOC120083050 gene encoding probable metal-nicotianamine transporter YSL5 is translated as MEEERVDDRVVKRLDSERDPNQKNRQRFGGVGGVLSIEEFFEDQEVPSWRKQLTFRAFFVSFWLSVLFSFIVMKLNLTTGIIPSLNVSAGLLGFFFVKSWTKFLERSGLLRQPFTRQENTVIQTCVVASSGIAFSGGFGSYLFGMSERIAHKASGSKDFKDPSLGWMIGFLFVVSFLGLFSVVPLRKIMVIDFKLTYPSGTATAHLINSFHTPRGAALAKKQVRLLGRFFSVSFLWGFFQWFFTSADGCGFAHFPTFGLKAYANKFYFDFSATYIGVGMICPHIINVSVLVGGIISWGIMWPLIEDKKGQWYSEKLSSDDLSGLEGYKVFIAIAIILGDGLYNFFRVLSRTLSGLFDQLQRRRESEDFSMENSSRSELSYDDARRKQLFLKDQIPIWFAIGGYVVIAVVSMNTLPHIFPQLKWYYILVIYIFAPILAFCNAYGCGLTDWSLASTYGKLAIFTIGAWAGPLHGGVIAGLSACGVMMNIVSTASDLMQDFKTGYLTLASPRSMFVSQVVGTTMGCIISPCVFWLFYKAFDDLGLPTGEYPAPNAVLFRNMAVLGVEGISSLPKNCLTFCYVFFASAILINLIKDLIPKKWARFIPLPMAMAISFYIGPYFAIDMSLGSLILFVWQKLNRTKAEAFGPAVASGLICGDGIWTLPNSILALAGVKAPICMKFLSRSTNAEVDKFLRS